DNA sequence from the Lysinibacillus sp. OF-1 genome:
TGGATAGTGCTGTTCCATCCACTCTTTCAATTCAGCCACTGTCACATCTGACAGCTCTACAGTTAGCTTAGGCGCACCAACTGCTTCCTGCAAGTGAGCAAATAATAAGATATTAATCACGATTTTCCTCCTTCTGAATGCCTGGTTCCCCTTGCGGATAGGGGACATTTTCTAATTGATCGCCAATCCATTCCGTACCGTCCTCCCAATGCTCTTTTTTCCATATTGGCACAATTTGCTTAATACGGTCAATCGCATACTCATTCGCCATGTAAGCGACTTTACGATGTGGTGATGATACGGCAATGACTACAGCAATATCAGCAATATCTAAATGACCTACACGATGGGTAATGGCTACTTTCGCTTCTGGCCACTGCTCTTGTATTTCCTGCGCAATTTGTTCAAACATTTTAATGGCCATCGCAGGATAAGCTTGATATTCCAAGTGCAATGTTTTTTTACCATTTGTGATTTCACGCACGGTGCCAATGAACAGTGTAATGGCTCCAGCATTT
Encoded proteins:
- a CDS encoding molybdenum cofactor biosynthesis protein MoaE; this translates as MTTALFEIINKPIDVEEVRQKVLSRNAGAITLFIGTVREITNGKKTLHLEYQAYPAMAIKMFEQIAQEIQEQWPEAKVAITHRVGHLDIADIAVVIAVSSPHRKVAYMANEYAIDRIKQIVPIWKKEHWEDGTEWIGDQLENVPYPQGEPGIQKEENRD
- the moaD gene encoding molybdopterin converting factor subunit 1; the encoded protein is MINILLFAHLQEAVGAPKLTVELSDVTVAELKEWMEQHYPQLSLQQMMTAINEEFATDTTIIKSGDTIAFIPPISGG